The Brassica oleracea var. oleracea cultivar TO1000 chromosome C6, BOL, whole genome shotgun sequence genomic interval TCAACGAAGAGGTGAATCCCTTTTTTCTCCTTTGTTGTTATTTTAGTAACTCTTGTGAAATTATTTATGTGACGTATTGTCTTGTGGTTATTTGGCAGCTACGTAAGATGAAGCTAGAGATAGCGGAACTTGCAAAGAACCCTATGGGGCTTCTCATGGAGGCCGTTCACTCTGCTGGTTATTCCGGTGCATTGGCGAATCCTCTGTACGCACCTGAGTCTGCTTTGGACAGATTGAATGGGGAACTCTTGGAGGAGTTTATGGCTGTAAGACCGCATCAGCTTTTGAGAATCTCTGTGATTACAGTCGTTTACTTTAATTAATGTCCTTATTTGCTTACTCATTTGATATGGGAATTTCAGGAGAATTTCACTGCTGCGCGTATGGTGCTGGCGGCAAGTGGAGTTGAACACGAGGAACTTTTAAAAGTTGTTGAGCCATTGACTTCTGACCTTCCTAATGTACCGCGCCAAGCGGAACCAAAATCTCAGTATACTGGTGGAGATTTCCGCCAACATACTGGTGGAGAGGTAATCATGACAGATTTGCTTTCATTGAAAAAGTGTGTTTGAGATGAAAGTGTATTTATGTCACAATACTACTTGAGCTTATTCTGTTCTGTCATCTTCAGGCTACGCACTTTGCTCTCGCCTTTGAGGTTCCTGGCTGGAATAACGAGAAAGAAGCAGTTATCGCCACTGTTCTCCAGGTTTCTAACTTGAATATTTAATGTTTGCTTGTGTTAAAAATATTTACTTGTTTTAATCAAATTCTATTCATTAGCATAGACTGAATATAATTTAATTCGAATTGCTATTAGATGCTTATGGGAGGAGGTGGCTCGTTCTCTGCTGGAGGCCCTGGAAAAGGAATGCACTCATGGCTATGTAAGTCAATTCTTGTGTTTATATCGCTTTCTGTTTTCACGTTTGTTGAACTAGTTCATTACAAGTTCTCAAGCGATCAGTAATAGTGATAAATATTCCTATGTCTGTTTACAGATCTCCGTATTCTTAACGAATACCAGCAAGTGCAGTCATGCACTGCTTTCAGTAGCATCTTTAACAACACCGGGTTGTTTGGAATCTATGGTTGCTCGGTTAGTTTCAGCAATCCTCATCTATGCTCTTCCTTATAAATCAACTATCCACTTAATCTCATTGATTATAGTTGTAATTTGTGTGGGTATTAATACCTTTAACTTAAGGAATATCGATTTTGTGGGGGTATTAGGCTTTGTCTAGTTTGTGTGACTTGACGACTTCTTTGCTTCATATGTGTTCTAGTACATATTGTGATACGATTTACATCCATGAGTGCAGAGTCCCGAGTTCGCTGCAAAAGCAATTGAATTAGCAGCTAAAGAAATGAAAGATGTTGCCGGAGGAAAAGGTTTGCAGTTTGTTTCTTCTGTTTTCTCCTATTATAATCTTAACAAGTCGAAGCTGTTGTTTACATCTGTTTATTTGTTTGGACAGTTAATCAGAAGCATCTTGATCGCGCCAAGGCGGCCACAAAATCTGCAGTTCTGATGAATTTGGAATCACAAGTATTCCCTCACTAAGATCAAACCATTTTGCTTGAAAAGCATGTTTGTTCGATTCGAACCGATTAGATTTTACTAACGAGTTAATGTATGTCCTATGCAGATGATTGCAGCAGAAGACATTGGCAGGCAGATTCTTACATACGGAGAGAGGTACACGCAAATGTCTTTTAGAAAAGAAAAAAATTAAAGACAGCTTAGTATTCTCCTTGCGCATCATAGCGTGTACACGCAAATGTCTTTTAGAAAAGAAAAAAATTAAAGACAGCTTAGTATTCTTCTTGCGCATCATAGTGTGTTTATAAATGAATAAATAAATAATTATTGCAGGAAACCAGTTGAGCAATTCCTGAAGACAGTTGATGGACTAACCTTGAAGGACATTACAGATTTCACCAGCAAGATTATCTCAAAGCCTTTGACAATGGGTTCCTTCGGAGATGGTAAACAAGTTTTCACTTTTTTCTTACTAGTTTTATGTGTTTTTAATGTCATCAAAAAATCAAGATTTTGTGTCATGAAATCGTGTCTGGTTCTTTCTTTTGGCAGTGTTGTCTGTTCCTAGCTACGACACCGTAAGCAGCAAGTTTTCTTGAAGCAGCAAACAAGTTGCGAGAAAATCTACAATACCTTGGGACATGTAAAATAAAGAAGGATCTTTGGGAAAAGAAGACTGGACCATTTATAAAATTTCTATTTTTTACGAAATGGATTTTGTTTCCATCGACAATTGAAATGGCTTGCATTTTTCCTGTCCGTCTCGCCAACTTTCAAGAATTATTTGTATTCCAATAAATATTTTTTCACAACTTCATGCAGTTATGCTACTTACTGTGTCATTTTTCACAATTTGTTTTACTTGTTTGAACATGAAACAGGTATCTTTTGGGCATGGTAGCTAGGTAAGCAATGGGGTCGCTCGTGGGTAATTTGACAAGGAGGAGCCAACGGTAAGGTAACGACGAAAATTTGTTTATGGAATGATGATCTGTAACTCTATTACTACATTTAATAGGGCACAACTGTAACCCTCATCTTTGAAGGAAGAATCAAATGCTGAAAAGAGACGACACTTTTCTTTCCTGTTCTTGTCTCGATTCTCAAGTTTATTGTTCGTTTTATCAAACTTGTAATATGTCATTTGAAAAATATCTAGTGGAAGGATCACACTTAGAAGCGTTTCAGTTTTTAATTCAGCTATATACAACATAGATGGATTGTTTGATAAACTTCAAGACATGATCTTGTAGAGAATTATGAGTAGACTAGACTCTCTCGTAAGCTACACAGCCTACACTGTTGTGGTCGATTAAGGAGAGATTAATCTTCACAATTGTGTAATAAGTGGACCGTAGCAATTATAGGCCCATTTATCCCAACTTAGGCCCATTTAAAATAAAAACGGTCATCTACATCGAGGCTTCTTACTCGAGAGAACTCGTTCCCTTCTCCGCCGCAAACATGAGGCTTCTTCACCGCCGTTTCTTTATCTTCACCGATGGAATTTTCGGAGCCAACAGGCGAGGATACGCCACCAATTATGTTGCCAAGGTCACTTCATCATCTCCCTCCGGGCGATCTCTCTCCGCCGAAGTTTCCCTTCCTAATCCCCTCCCCTCCGACATACGCGGCTACCCTCTCCCTCGCCGTCACCTCATCTGCCGAGCAACCAATCTCCTTCTCCGCCACGAAACCTCTTCCGATCCCTTCTCCGAGCTCTCCGATTACCTCTCTTCCCTCTCACTCTCCCTAACTCCCGACGAAGCTTCAGAGATTCTCAAATCCCTAAACTGCCCTCGCCTGGCCGTCGATTTCTTCCACTTCGTCCCCTCCGTGTGCCCTAGCTCTCACCACGACCCGTTCCTCTACAACCGCATCATCTTGATCCTCTCCAAGTCTAACCTCCCCGACAGATTCGATCGCGTCCGTTCGATTCTCGATCTGATGGTGAAGTCTAACGTACGTGGCAACATCTCCACCGTTAATATCTTAATAGGTTTCTTCGGGAACGCGGAAGATTTAGAAATGTGCTTAGGGCTGGTGAAGAAATGGGAGTTAAAGATGAACTCTTTCACATACAAGTGTCTCCTTCAAGCTTACTTAAGGTCTCGTGATTCTTCGAAAGCATTCGATGTGTACTGCGAGATTAGAAGAGGAGGGCATAAGCTCGACGTCTTCGCTTACAATATGTTGCTTGATGCTTTAGCTAAAGATGAAAAGGTACTTACTTCTAAATTTCCTTCACACAAACTAAAACTTGAGTTTCATGTATAAAGGATGAAAATGTACATTCTTTTGTCAGATTGATCAGGCATGCCAAGTTTTCGAAGACATGATGAGAAAGCATTGTAGAGGAGATGAGTATTCCTACACGATTATGATCAGGACAATGGGAAGAATTGGGAAGTACAATAAAGCTGTTGATCTATTCAATGAGATGATAACTGAAGGGCTTACTCTCAACGTGGTTGGTTACAATACTCTTATGCAAGTTCTCGCAAAAGGAAAGATGGTTGATAAGGCTATTCAGGTTTTCTCCAAGATGGTTGAAACGGGTTGTCGTCCCAACGAGTATACGTACAGTCTGGTTTTGAATCTTTTAGTAGCTGTAGGTCAGCTTGTGAAGTTAGATGGGATTGTGGAGATGTCCAAGAGGTATATGACTCAGGGGATATATTCTTATTTGGTTAGAACGCTGAGTAAACTAGGGCATGTGAGTGAGGCTCACCGGCTGTTTTGTGATATGTGGAGCTTCCCTGTGAAAGGACAGAGGGATAGTTACATGTCGATGCTTGAGAGTTTATGCGGTGCGGGTAAAACAGTTGAAGCTATAGAGATGTTGAGCAAGATCCATGAGAAAGGTGTGGTTACGGATACCATGATGTACAACACCGTGTTCTCTGCGCTTGGGAAGCAAAAGCAAGTATCTCATATTCATGATCTCTTCGAGAAAATGAAAAAAGATGGTCCGTGTCCAGACATATTCACGTATAATATACTCATCTCTAGTTTTGGTCGTGTGGGAGAAGTTGATGAAGCTATCAAAATCTTCGAGGAGCTTGAGAGTAGTGACTGTAAACCGGACATTGTTTCGTACAACTCTTTGATTAATTGCTTGGGGAAGAACGGTGATGTTGATGAAGCTCACCTGAGGTTCAAGGAGATGCAGGAGAGAGGATTAAACCCTGATGTGGTCACATACAGCACTCTGATGGAATGCTTTGGGAAGACGGAGAGAGTCGAAATGGCGTATAGATTGTTCGAAGAGATGCTTGTTAAAGGGTGTCAACCGAACATTGTGACGTACAACATATTACTTGATTGTCTAGAGAAGAGTGGAAGAACCGCTGAAGCAGTTGATATGTACACGAGGATGAAACAGCAAGGACTCACACCTGATTCCATTACTTACAGTGTTCTTGAACGGTTGCAGTCTGGCTCTCATGGAAAGTCACGGATTCGTAGGAAGAATCCGATAACAGGTTGGGTGGTCAGTCCTCTGTAGCCACGTGAAGTAGTGAAACAAGGTTTTGAGAAAGATACTTGGCTGGAGAATGAAAACTCCAGATTTTATTGAGGCTTTTTCAGTGAACTCTGTACAAACACCGTCTTCTCCGTAGTGTGATGATCAGGTTAGAGTACCTGAAGCTCAAAGATTTTGATTTATGATAGATTAGATGATACATTTATGTTTGAAGGGTTTGCTTATTGCATCACATAGTTCTTTAATGCATTGGTTCCTCACTGTTTGCTCCTTGTTGAATTAGTAGAGCTGGAAGTTTAGAATAAGATTATGTACCTAGATTGATCAACAATGTTTTACAGTCTTATAGAGAGATTATAGTATCCAAAACCTCGACTACAAATTCTGTATTATCAAATTTTATTTTATCCATTTGCAGTTTTGTATTGTTTTCTTTTAATCTTCAAGATTTTCGCAAAAGGGTACAATAAAAACATAACTTTGTGATTTAACTATAGAAAATTATAACCCTAAATTTGCATCAGGCAACACTGAAAATTCATTGCTAAATTCTTGAAGAGAAAAAAAAAAGGTTTTACAGAATCATGTAGCTAGAACAAGAATAGCGATGTTGCTGCTGTTGCGGCAAACTCTCGCCGCTACCGCGATACTTGGAGGCTATATCCGGTTCCTCTCAGAAAGCCGATGAGGTGCGCTATGCGAACGTTGCTTCGCCTTAAACGACTGTGTATTCTCCATGTAGCCAGGACCAGGAGTGTTCATTCCATAGCCAGACTGAGCATTTCCACAAACCCTTTTACTAGGACACTGCATTACATAGGCCCTGTTCGTTTGGAGGTTGCTAGCGTCACTTCAGCGTCTAAACGGTGTTCGTTTACCGGTCGCGGGCTCAGCGACTGATCGTAGCGACCGGACGCTAGCGACCCGCGATTAAAAATTTTGATCGCCGATAAATTCAGCGTTTGCTACCAAAAACCTGCGATCAAAAAAAAAAATCAAAATACAAAATACAAAAACACCCTCAATCTATCTTCAAAATTACAAAACAATACCCTTAACCTAAAACTTTCTCACGCCTCAGCTCTCTCTCTCTCTTCGCCATCTCTCATGCCTCTCTTCTCTCATGCCTCAGCTCTCTCTCTCTCTATCTCTCCCTCTTCAGCATCTCTCACGCCTCTCTTCACCATCTCTCACGCCTCAGCTCTCTCTCTCTCCCTTCACCATCTCTCACGCCTCTCTTCACCATCTCTTCACGATCTCTCTCACACGTCTCTCACCATCTCTCACGCCTCAGCTCTCTCAAAGGTCAGTTCTCTCTCTCTCTCTCTCCCTCTCTCTCTCTCCCTCTCCCTCTCTCTCTCCCTCCCTCTCTCTCTCTCTCTGCGTTTTGTGTTAGGATAATGGAACCTTTAGATTAATTAAGTTGGATGTTGGGTTTTTTGATTCTTGATATGGGTTGCTTTTAGATTTAAGATTCCTCTCTCTCTCTCTCTCTCTGCGTTTTGTGTTAGGATAATGGAACCTTTAGATTAATTAAGTTGGATGTTGGGTTTTTTGATTCTTGATATGGGTTGCTTTTAGATTTAAGATTTTGATTATCAAATCTCTGTTTTGTAATACATGGGTACCAGACCTTGCAACTCTGTACGTTCCTTTGATCTCTATCTCAGAAACCAATACATGTGTGTTATTGGCATTTGTGAAGGAATCTAAATATCTGAACTTACATTCGTAGATGTGGGGTTATATAATAGTTTATTATTATTATGTAGAATCAGTGACATTAAATGTATCCTTGTGGGGATTATATGTTTAGAGTTTGTGTTTCACTTAGTTCTGCAGATTGCTTTAACTTGGGTTTGTCGGATTACAGCCTGCTTGTGTGAGCTAGAACCTGTTGTTTCTTAAAATTTCGTTTATACATTGGTTATTACCATTTATTGCTTCCTTCGCATTGCCATCAATATATACATGTGCCTTTCTTTTTTTATTGTTGTTGTAGGTGTGTGTTCTACTTGGTTCTCCGAGCTCTTGATACTATCTTTTCAGATTTGGACATAAATCACAACTAGACAGAAAGAATGGCTAATGATGTAAGATTCTAATACAGCTCTTGTTTCTTAGATGTTTCTGTTTTTTTTTTTGCGACTTAGATTGCAGTAATTGTTAAGCCAATGAATGTTTGCAGATGGTTAGGTGGTACATGGATGATGATGATGATGAGGACGATGTGCTTAAGCCAGAGAGATTACTTCAAAGAACAGATCGAGGTGCTGGATGGCATCATGTTCAGCAGTTTATGCACGGGTCAGATGATGATCGATACTGGCCATTTTTTAAAGATTGTATTGGAGCATTGGATGGAACTCATATCTCAGTTCGCCCACCGAAGCGAAATGCCGAAGCATACAGGGGTAGAAAACAGGAGCCGACCATGAATGTCCTTGCTATATGTAACTTTGATATGAAGTTCATATATGCTTTTGTGGGTGTCCCGGGTAGAGCACATGACACAAAGGTATTGACTTATTGTGCGAGGAATGAGCCCTTTTTTCCACATCCTCCAAATGGAAAGTATTATTTGGTTGATGCTGGATATCCCACAAGAACAGGGTATCTTGGTCCGTATCGTAGAGTTCGGTATCATCTCGATCAGTTCAACAGAGGAGGACCGCCAACGAACACTCGAGAGGTGTTCAACCGGAGACATTCAAGCATGCGATCTGTGATTGAGCGGACATTTGGAGTGTGGAAAGCAAAATGGAGAATTCTTGACCGTAGGCATCCAAAGTATGGTTTGATCAAATGGATAAAGCTAGTAACATCAACGATGACTCTACACAACTTCATACGTGATTCACATCGAGAAGATAATGATTTTGTGCGTTGGCAAAGAAGAGAAGAATATCATACACATGGTGATGATGATGATGATGAAAATGAAGATGAAGAAGAAAAAGAAGAAGATGGTGATGGTCATGGTGGACATATTCCATATGAGCCGACTGGTGATAGAGCCATGGAAGGTTTACGTGATCATATTGGTAATGAGTTGAGTAGAGGATATCGATTACCTTACTAGATTATTTGATTTGAGTTTATACTGATTTTTATTATTAGTTACTCGTATGACCACTTTCCCTATTGTTTAAATAGAAATCTTTGTAACAATTGTGAGAGAATTTCTGATTTAGACCAGGGATTTTCTTAATAAGGAAACTCTTATAATAAGCTATAGTTTTCTTCTTCTAGGGGAATGATAAAGTTGATGTGTGAATGGCTCGTGGGGTGTTCTTCCCATCATTACACTTTCGGATTATTTAAAAAGGAATAAGTCTTGGTATTCGAATTCTAAATATAATGAACAAAAGTGAACTTGTACAGAGAAAAATATAAGAAACTGAAACAATTAGACATCTTGCCTTCTTTCCTCCATAGTGTGATTTATTACACTTTACAGTTTTAATGATTTAGCCACATTTTTTACGAAACCTAAATACACAAGAGCAAATGTATGTCAAAAATAAATATTTGGTCGCCAGCGATACCGAAACGAATAACATAGCGACAACCGCTGCGATCAATCTCGCGACATGGAAACGAACAACTCAGCGACAACCGCTGCGATCAACCTCGCGACCTTCAAACGAACAACTATCAGCGACATTATGTCGCAGTCGCTGGTCGCTGACTCTGGTCGCTGACGCTGGCGACCACGAAACGAACAGAGCCATAGTAGCGATTATTATTAGCCGCGTGATGGTGAGATGAAGAGGTTAGTCTCGGTGTCGTCGCAAACTTCGATGAAGATGATAATCTTGGCGTGCTTTGCGCAGTCCCAAACTTCCACTTCTCCTTTGGTAAGTTCAGCTCCAAATCACTCCCTCGGTAAACAAAACCGTCTTCATATTCAGACATTGGGACAAGATTGTGCATTTGCCTAGGTTTACGTCTCCTCTTAAACATGTCATGGACCTGCACAATCTTTTGATGTCTCTCTTCACGCGCCACTTCATCGAACTTATCCTATCAATTATCAGAATCAGACAACACACTTTTAAAGTCTTGGTTTTGGCTTAAAGAACAAGAAGGCAATAGAAGCGGTATGTTGGTTGGTTCTTTACAAAGGAGTGTCGTGGTTGAAACATGTTGCTGTACTCTTTCTTGTGGCAGCTATTGCGTTTAGACCGCTGAACATGTTGCTGTACTCTTTCTTGTGGCAGCTATTGCGTTTAGAACGCACAGCGGTTTGGACTCTAATCAAAGCTTGTATGCTATGCAGCATCGCAGCGGCGCGTTTCCTTACCAAGTATCCTCTCACTAGAGCTTGCAGCTTCACTATACCTTTCAAAGCTCGTAATGCTTTCCTCGCCTTACCATTAAAACAAAATTTCAAATAAAACAATTATTTCTAATCAAAGATTCTAACGTTAATAAATCTTTGGAAATAAACGTTTTCAAGATTTGGAAATTTACCAAAGAGCCCCAAAGACCTTTTGGATTTTCACAGCGGCCCAACGTTCCTCCCACGTGATGATATCTCCCGCTCTTCCTTCACCGGTCAGTCTAGCCATTTCCGCAGCTGCTTTATCCACAGAAACCCCTGCTTCTGCGGCTGTAGCTGCTGCGGTTGCTACAGCAATCGCGTTCTTGTTTTGTTCCTTCTCTTTATCGGAACCATCGTCGGAAATGAGTCTCTTCTTTGTGCCAAACAATCCTTTAGAGCATCCCCATTAGTGAACTCCCTCTTGGGGTTCATAGGAATTTTTTAATATGTTTCTGGTGGGGCCATGAATAGTGATGAACCTGTATCTATTTTGCTCTTCCATTGGTGAACCTGAAGATGAGGTTCTTAGGAATTTAAAAAAATATTTTTAATATTTTTTAAAAAATTTTATTCAATACAATGAGAATTCATGAACATACAAATATTATTCATCTAGATTACCAAACTTTTGCCATATATTTTCAGCTAAATCAGCTTTCAAATGATCATGTATCTGTTGATCCCGAATTTGATTGCGAATGGGAAGCATATTACTGATATAGGATGGGGTGTCCGTAGAGTACGACAAATCAACCTGGGAACTTCTGCTTGACTCTCCTGCCACGAAGTCAGATGTATCAAACATAGTGTATCCGTGTCGTTCGTTCTCTACTATCATATTGTCCAGTATGACAGAAGTTCTCATAATCCTTCCTATCTTTTCCTTATCCCATAGTCGAGCTGGGTTTTTAACTATTGCAACCTCGATTGCAATACTCCAAAAGCATGTTCGACATCTTTTCTGACGGATTCTTGACGTTCAGCAAATAGCTCTGCTTTATGACCTTGAGGAAGTGGGATGGATTGGATAAATGTTGACCATTTCGGATAGATTCCGTCGGTAAGGTAGTACGAGATACGATAATTGTGGCCGTTGACCTTGAATTTAACTTTAGGAGCTCGACCTTGTAAAATGTCATCAAAAACTGGTGACCGATCAAGAACATTAATATCGTTGAGGGTACTTGGTAATCCGAAAAATGCGTGCCATATCCAAAGATCATGTGATGTCACAGCCTCTAAGACAATTGTCGGCT includes:
- the LOC106301120 gene encoding probable mitochondrial-processing peptidase subunit alpha-1; translated protein: MYRTAASRARALKGSLSRSLRPARYASSSAVATSSSSSSPGFFSWLTGGSSSSLTSLDMPLQGVSLPPPLADLVEPSKLKITTLPNGLKIASEMSPNPTASIGLYVDCGSIYEAPYFHGATHLLERMAFKSTRNRSHLRLVREIEAIGGNTSASASREQMSYTIDALKTYVPEMVEVLIDSVRNPAFLDWEVNEELRKMKLEIAELAKNPMGLLMEAVHSAGYSGALANPLYAPESALDRLNGELLEEFMAENFTAARMVLAASGVEHEELLKVVEPLTSDLPNVPRQAEPKSQYTGGDFRQHTGGEATHFALAFEVPGWNNEKEAVIATVLQMLMGGGGSFSAGGPGKGMHSWLYLRILNEYQQVQSCTAFSSIFNNTGLFGIYGCSSPEFAAKAIELAAKEMKDVAGGKVNQKHLDRAKAATKSAVLMNLESQMIAAEDIGRQILTYGERKPVEQFLKTVDGLTLKDITDFTSKIISKPLTMGSFGDVLSVPSYDTVSSKFS
- the LOC106300444 gene encoding pentatricopeptide repeat-containing protein At1g51965, mitochondrial; protein product: MRLLHRRFFIFTDGIFGANRRGYATNYVAKVTSSSPSGRSLSAEVSLPNPLPSDIRGYPLPRRHLICRATNLLLRHETSSDPFSELSDYLSSLSLSLTPDEASEILKSLNCPRLAVDFFHFVPSVCPSSHHDPFLYNRIILILSKSNLPDRFDRVRSILDLMVKSNVRGNISTVNILIGFFGNAEDLEMCLGLVKKWELKMNSFTYKCLLQAYLRSRDSSKAFDVYCEIRRGGHKLDVFAYNMLLDALAKDEKIDQACQVFEDMMRKHCRGDEYSYTIMIRTMGRIGKYNKAVDLFNEMITEGLTLNVVGYNTLMQVLAKGKMVDKAIQVFSKMVETGCRPNEYTYSLVLNLLVAVGQLVKLDGIVEMSKRYMTQGIYSYLVRTLSKLGHVSEAHRLFCDMWSFPVKGQRDSYMSMLESLCGAGKTVEAIEMLSKIHEKGVVTDTMMYNTVFSALGKQKQVSHIHDLFEKMKKDGPCPDIFTYNILISSFGRVGEVDEAIKIFEELESSDCKPDIVSYNSLINCLGKNGDVDEAHLRFKEMQERGLNPDVVTYSTLMECFGKTERVEMAYRLFEEMLVKGCQPNIVTYNILLDCLEKSGRTAEAVDMYTRMKQQGLTPDSITYSVLERLQSGSHGKSRIRRKNPITGWVVSPL
- the LOC106297446 gene encoding putative nuclease HARBI1, which gives rise to MANDMVRWYMDDDDDEDDVLKPERLLQRTDRGAGWHHVQQFMHGSDDDRYWPFFKDCIGALDGTHISVRPPKRNAEAYRGRKQEPTMNVLAICNFDMKFIYAFVGVPGRAHDTKVLTYCARNEPFFPHPPNGKYYLVDAGYPTRTGYLGPYRRVRYHLDQFNRGGPPTNTREVFNRRHSSMRSVIERTFGVWKAKWRILDRRHPKYGLIKWIKLVTSTMTLHNFIQEKEEDGDGHGGHIPYEPTGDRAMEGLRDHIGNELSRGYRLPY
- the LOC106297448 gene encoding LOW QUALITY PROTEIN: uncharacterized protein LOC106297448 (The sequence of the model RefSeq protein was modified relative to this genomic sequence to represent the inferred CDS: inserted 1 base in 1 codon), which translates into the protein MSSSSSSGVDEMLNEAFDEMFDQEIDSTFDTIVDVQANKPRRRTYIERDREQGHNILWNDYFGGNPTYPPQMFRRRFRMNKLLFLRIVDRLSNDVPYFKQRRNAHGRYGLSALQKCTTAIRMLAYGQSGDTYDEYLRLGLFGTKKRLISDDGSDKEKEQNKNAIAVATAAATAAEAGVSVDKAAAEMARLTGEGRAGDIITWEERWAAVKIQKVFXGSLARKALRALKGIVKLQALVRGYLVRKRAAAMLHSIQALIRVQTAVRSKRSNSCHKKEYSNMFQPRHSFDKFDEVAREERHQKIVQVHDMFKRRRKPRQMHNLVPMSEYEDGFVYRGSDLELNLPKEKWKFGTAQSTPRLSSSSKFATTPRLTSSSHHHAANNNRYYGSVRFVVASVSDQSQRPATAT